One genomic window of Vibrio mangrovi includes the following:
- a CDS encoding MFS transporter, translating into MTTDKLAINSPSQVGVWSAVLSMSLCVAMLIASEFMPVSLLTPMAHGLSATEGQTGQAISVSGLFAVVASLAITTVAGRINRKVVLLAMTTFMLLSLVMIAVATNFTTLMIARALLGICIGGFWSLATAVIMRLVPEDRVSSALAVMYTGQAMAAAFAAPIGSYLGGIIGWRGVFWVLVPIVTINLIWQLISLPSLPVKKSQSVGAVIQVMKRPYFIRGILAVLFTFSGAFSMFTYLRPFLETVTGADVTLLSQLLLALGCAGFLGTWIGGKYANNHVVRMQQGIPVSMGLVTAGLLAFGQSAAAAALLLIIWGAMNTVLSICWMAWISQNVDDEPEIGGSLMVAAIQAAILFGAAFGGALLDSFSIEETFIGSITLSALALLVVGSGKGLQKAR; encoded by the coding sequence ATGACCACAGATAAATTGGCTATCAACTCTCCGTCACAAGTTGGTGTCTGGAGTGCTGTTCTTTCAATGTCATTGTGTGTTGCCATGCTTATCGCCTCAGAATTTATGCCGGTGAGTCTGTTAACTCCGATGGCTCATGGGTTGTCTGCAACGGAAGGACAGACCGGGCAGGCGATTTCGGTCAGTGGGCTGTTTGCTGTTGTTGCAAGCCTTGCTATTACAACGGTTGCCGGAAGAATTAACCGAAAAGTAGTTTTGCTGGCGATGACCACTTTCATGTTGTTATCACTGGTAATGATTGCTGTTGCTACCAATTTCACCACCCTCATGATCGCCCGTGCACTGCTGGGAATTTGTATCGGTGGCTTCTGGTCACTGGCAACCGCAGTCATCATGCGACTTGTACCTGAAGACCGGGTTTCTTCTGCTTTGGCGGTGATGTATACCGGTCAGGCGATGGCAGCTGCTTTTGCTGCGCCAATCGGAAGCTATCTGGGCGGCATCATTGGCTGGCGGGGTGTATTCTGGGTGCTGGTTCCTATTGTGACGATAAATCTGATCTGGCAACTGATTTCTTTACCATCACTGCCAGTGAAAAAGAGCCAATCTGTCGGAGCGGTGATTCAGGTGATGAAACGTCCTTATTTTATCCGGGGCATTTTAGCCGTTCTGTTTACCTTTTCCGGTGCTTTTTCAATGTTTACCTATCTTCGGCCATTCCTCGAAACAGTGACGGGTGCCGATGTTACGTTACTATCGCAACTGCTTCTCGCTCTTGGATGTGCTGGATTTCTCGGTACCTGGATTGGTGGTAAATATGCCAATAATCATGTGGTGAGAATGCAACAGGGGATTCCGGTTTCAATGGGATTGGTCACTGCGGGTTTGCTTGCATTTGGTCAAAGTGCTGCGGCGGCAGCGCTGTTGTTGATTATCTGGGGGGCAATGAACACCGTTTTGTCTATCTGCTGGATGGCCTGGATTTCTCAGAATGTTGATGATGAGCCTGAGATTGGCGGTAGTCTGATGGTTGCGGCAATTCAGGCGGCGATTCTGTTTGGTGCCGCCTTTGGTGGTGCGCTGCTGGACAGCTTCAGTATTGAAGAAACCTTCATTGGTAGTATTACGTTATCAGCATTGGCGCTTTTGGTTGTCGGTAGCGGTAAAGGTCTGCAGAAAGCAAGATAA
- a CDS encoding NAD(P)-dependent alcohol dehydrogenase produces MTVKAYGSLAGDKPLEKLDITRRAPGAHDVQIDILYCGICHSDLHQARAEWAGTLFPCVPGHEIVGRVSAVGGHVTSHNVGDLVGVGCMVDSCRECSECHDGLENYCDGMIGTYNFPTSDEPGHTLGGYSQQIVVREEYVLKIRHKEEELAAVAPLLCAGITTYSPLRHWKVGPGMKVGIVGIGGLGHMGIKLASAMGAHVVAFTTSESKREEAKALGADEVILSKSQDEMASVAGKLDFILNTVAAPHDLDAYLNLLKRDGTMSLVGAPSEPHPSPGVFNLIFKRRSIAGSMIGGIPETQEMLDFCAEHGITSDIEMIRAEDIETAYARMLKGDVKYRFVMDIATI; encoded by the coding sequence ATGACAGTTAAAGCTTATGGTTCCCTTGCAGGAGATAAACCGTTAGAAAAACTGGATATCACCCGTCGCGCACCCGGCGCACATGATGTACAAATCGATATTCTTTATTGTGGGATCTGCCACTCTGATCTTCATCAGGCCAGAGCTGAGTGGGCTGGTACGCTGTTCCCTTGTGTTCCCGGACATGAAATTGTTGGTCGCGTCAGTGCTGTTGGTGGGCATGTGACCTCTCACAATGTCGGTGATTTGGTCGGTGTTGGTTGTATGGTGGACAGTTGCCGTGAATGCTCCGAGTGTCATGACGGACTGGAAAACTACTGTGACGGTATGATCGGCACTTATAACTTCCCGACATCTGATGAGCCTGGCCACACGTTAGGTGGGTATTCACAGCAGATCGTGGTACGTGAAGAATATGTGCTGAAGATTCGTCATAAAGAAGAAGAGCTGGCAGCTGTTGCCCCGTTGCTTTGTGCCGGGATTACTACTTATTCTCCGTTGCGTCACTGGAAAGTCGGTCCGGGGATGAAAGTCGGGATCGTCGGTATTGGTGGTCTGGGTCATATGGGAATTAAACTGGCAAGTGCGATGGGCGCACATGTGGTTGCGTTCACAACTTCTGAAAGCAAGCGTGAAGAGGCAAAAGCGCTGGGAGCTGATGAAGTGATTCTGTCTAAAAGTCAGGATGAAATGGCATCGGTAGCCGGAAAGCTGGATTTCATTCTTAATACAGTTGCAGCGCCGCATGATTTGGATGCTTACCTGAATCTGCTTAAACGCGATGGCACCATGAGTCTGGTTGGCGCACCATCAGAGCCGCATCCGTCACCGGGTGTTTTCAACCTGATCTTCAAACGTCGGAGCATTGCCGGTTCGATGATTGGCGGGATTCCTGAAACGCAGGAAATGCTGGATTTCTGTGCCGAACACGGTATCACATCCGATATTGAAATGATCCGAGCCGAAGATATCGAAACTGCTTATGCTCGTATGCTTAAAGGTGATGTGAAGTATCGTTTTGTGATGGATATTGCGACGATTTAA
- a CDS encoding outer membrane protein: MKKKILLTIPGLILVSASAGVHAADYGLYTGVAAVHSGFVVDEGANTKEQDHSMTSAGVFVGYKHPLISGLFVAGEAFYNDTAQNNHDSNGDTVNVESQYGVKAHLGHDWKWGGSAYVIAGLANLEYDVTLDGQHADQSGFGLLYGIGAGYQFSDNLSTNFEVSFASDEINVAGDDKSTSLIALRLGLAYHF, encoded by the coding sequence ATGAAAAAGAAGATATTACTCACCATCCCGGGATTAATATTAGTATCAGCTTCCGCCGGCGTTCATGCGGCAGATTACGGTCTTTACACTGGTGTTGCAGCAGTCCATTCAGGATTTGTTGTTGATGAAGGAGCAAATACTAAAGAGCAAGATCATTCGATGACATCCGCCGGAGTATTCGTTGGATATAAACACCCGCTTATCAGTGGATTGTTTGTTGCAGGCGAAGCTTTTTACAACGATACAGCCCAGAATAATCATGATTCGAACGGCGATACCGTCAATGTAGAGTCTCAGTATGGTGTAAAAGCCCATCTGGGTCATGATTGGAAATGGGGAGGTTCAGCTTATGTGATTGCCGGGCTTGCTAATCTGGAGTACGACGTGACATTAGACGGCCAGCACGCCGATCAAAGTGGTTTTGGTCTGCTGTATGGAATCGGCGCGGGGTATCAGTTCAGTGACAACCTATCAACAAATTTCGAAGTCAGTTTCGCGAGTGACGAGATCAATGTTGCAGGTGATGATAAATCTACTTCTCTGATCGCCCTGCGCCTGGGGTTAGCATACCATTTCTGA
- a CDS encoding helix-turn-helix domain-containing protein codes for MPIIVNLDVMLAKRKMRLSELSEQVGLTLANVSILKTGKAKAIRFSTLEKLCEVLQCQPGDILEYTDETHDEK; via the coding sequence ATGCCAATTATCGTCAATCTGGATGTCATGCTCGCTAAAAGAAAAATGCGACTGTCTGAACTTTCAGAGCAGGTCGGCCTGACACTGGCTAATGTATCGATTCTGAAAACGGGCAAGGCAAAAGCGATTCGTTTTTCAACACTCGAAAAGCTTTGTGAAGTATTACAGTGCCAGCCTGGCGATATTCTGGAATATACGGATGAAACTCATGATGAAAAATAA
- a CDS encoding DUF2975 domain-containing protein has product MTSPTDETSKIQRIALWLNLLIWAAAIFALIETGFFFFSDIPITLYLQGELWTKEFSSFAMQDQLVLFGLLSIEKVLWLGILYQFWRLCRFYRNNQVFTVQNAYCFMKTGWLLLGICLSEVALIPLVGGYLYYRQILPQMPDLQYALIFNVDYLVPGLFFWLIAKIMEQAALMQEEADLTI; this is encoded by the coding sequence ATGACCTCGCCGACTGATGAAACATCGAAAATTCAGCGGATTGCCCTCTGGCTGAATTTGTTAATTTGGGCTGCCGCGATCTTTGCTCTGATCGAAACCGGATTTTTCTTTTTCAGCGACATCCCAATTACGCTCTACCTTCAGGGAGAGTTGTGGACAAAAGAATTCTCCAGCTTTGCGATGCAGGATCAGCTCGTTCTGTTTGGATTACTGAGTATCGAAAAGGTGCTATGGCTCGGTATCCTGTACCAATTCTGGCGACTATGTCGGTTTTACCGCAACAATCAGGTATTTACCGTACAAAATGCCTATTGCTTTATGAAAACAGGCTGGTTACTCCTCGGAATATGCTTATCTGAGGTGGCCTTAATCCCGCTGGTTGGCGGATATTTGTATTATCGTCAAATCCTGCCACAGATGCCTGATCTACAGTATGCCTTGATATTCAATGTTGATTATCTGGTTCCCGGTCTGTTTTTCTGGTTGATTGCCAAGATTATGGAACAGGCAGCGCTTATGCAGGAAGAAGCGGACTTAACGATTTGA